DNA from Brassica napus cultivar Da-Ae chromosome C4, Da-Ae, whole genome shotgun sequence:
ACCCAACCCAATGACCCACAACAGACCACGACAGTGTAACCGCGACGACAATCACTTGCTCCGGATATGGCGGAAAATTGCGACGATGTGAAAAAGAGGCTTTGATAATTTCtgaatttttaattagtttttaggTTTCAAATGTCTATTcccgaaaaaataaaaaaagtgactaattttcaaaaaaaagtggGACCATTTAGTTAGATGAGTAGAAATCATGAGAGAgagaattacaaaaaaaaagtgggaCCATTTAATTACATAAAACAGGTTTTCTAATCATCTATGTAAAAATGTAAcgtttatatatttatgctgCTCCAAAAAACTTACCAGAGAATTCATCTTAGCATCAACAAAGAATCAAACAACTTCCGCTGACTCCTGAATTTATAAAGAGACTTTAATAAGCGAAGTATAAGATTTGGGTGTCAAAGAAAAGAGAACTTACATGTGTAGCATTAGGTCCTTTCTCAGATCCGTCAAGATGAAGTGCCTGTTCTTGCCTCATTATTCTCAGTCTAgcagcttctctctctctctcactgcAGCTTGACGCTCTGTTCTCTCTCGGGCCTTCTTATTCTTCTAAGTGATTCCTTTCTGTCTCAGCAGCCTCCCTTTTTAAACGCTTCACCTCGTCCCGTTTTACACCGGGAGATTGTAAGGGTTTGGTGATTTGCTTTGAAGTTGTAGGAACTAACTCTCACCTGGAATATGTAGGTTTTACCTTCCATTGCTGCAACAAAGGGAGGAGCCTGTGTTTCTTCCGGTTTCACTCCTTCGCCAGCCTGAGTCAATAAGAGATGAATGCATTATCATGACAAAATAAGGTAAAAGGGAGCATGGAAGGTGAACTGAAGACATACCAAAAAATGGCCAGCTTCATTGGCTCTAATGCTATGCAGTTTTGTCATAACCCCATCGAAACAGACGAACAGGCCCTCAGTGGTTTCATCAGTAACGGACATCTCCACTCGATATCTGACAGGCAGTTAACATGTATTAAAGCTTAAAGTGAACTATTTTATATGgaatttcttttaaattaataaaaatagtttcacatatacttttatgtatttctattcaaactgttttttgttatttctaaCATGTCGGAACTGTGAAAATAttccatattttctttaaacatgatAACTTTAgattttaactgttttttttgttttctgatttATCTAATCAGAGGAACACAACAAAGAGAAACAAATTAAGAAAAGAGATTAACAAAGCTTTGGTAATAACGATCATGGACCTGGACGGGATCATCTCATAGAAGCAGACTCTAAACTATGAATCGAAGACGCTTGCCGTTGATTCCAATACTCCAGTATCATTCTCGATACGTGTCCGAGAAGTTGAACTGCGTTTTGTGCGGGATGGTAGCGTTCGCGAAAATCTGTTAAAACACAGAACCATAGCTTCACCTGCTACTGGATTCGAGATCCCACCTTGTTTTCTCGACACAATGTGTACTGTTTGTTCAGTtagaacaaaataaacaaagcCAACAGATAATAGAAatcatgagagagagagagaaagcatGACTCATCAGATTATGAGAAAGCATGACTCATCAGATTATAGATTCTTCTAGACTATTCAACTCACTCGTACTCCTGACACTCTTTTATGGTGAAGATGCTCAGAGATTAAAGAGTAAGGCGAACCGTAAATTCGATGTCGGCTGTGgcgaagaagatgaaagatcgTCGGCCTAACTTTGATAGAAACGCGGCGTTTCATCAAGGTGAAGCCAATATATGTGGTTTGGGCTCGAAGAAGAGAATAAACGGTCCAACAAAATTAAAGTCCGAATGAACGAAAGATCAGATTAAATGATGCGGTGCGTTTTAAGAAAATAGGACACGTGTAGTCATCTCTTTACCTTATTTTCTGACGTGGCAACAGGAAAAGGAGAGAATATTGTTCTTTATAGTAGTAGATagattctaaatatatatatttaaaaaaaagttcctATGTACTTCATTGAAGTAACttaatttgtatataaataatttattgtatttaGATATATGTATTGttgtgttaacaaaaaaaaaaagtatatgtattgttgacaaaaagagaaaaaggaaaagattaTTTATGGAAGGGTCGGCGACAATTGGGCCACGCGTATCGGCCCAGAGAAAGCAACCAATATATATACATCCGCTAGACCTTCTCTCTCTGACATTCATCCGATCCCTCGCTTCGCTTGCTCATCGTTTGCCGTTTCAGAATCGAGGTCAGTGATCATGATTCAACCTGTGTGAAATCTAATCTCTCGTCGTCGATTAGATCTAACTGCGAGATTTACGATGTTGATTTTGCAGGGGAATGAACCAAATCGAGAACATGGCGACGCAGAAAGCTATTGTGCTATGGAACATCAGCAGCTGCCCGATTCCAGATGGTCATGATCCTCTTATGGTGGTTCAGAGAATACAAGCGGCGGTGGAGAAGTCCGGCTACGTCCGCCGCAACGGTGAGATCTCGATCACTGCCATTGGCGACAAACTAACAGAGGTCCCTGGCGAAGACGTCATGAGGAGGCTCTCTTCCATCGGAATCGCTCTTAAAAACGGGGACGGTTGGAATCTTTCTTCCTTTGTCTGTGTGTATAATCCAATTAATTTGGATGTTAGTATTTAAGATTCagcttttacttttttttttttttttttttttttttttttcgcagAATATCAAATGGATTTGTATAATTGGGCCGACGAGAACGCTCCTCCGGGTACTATGATGCTCATAGACGGTCATGAGCAACTGGGATGGTTAGCAGAAACACTTTCCGAGTTTGAAGATATGGGATTCAGAATTCTTCTTGCATATCCTCACCGTGACCCAGCAGCCACACCCTTTCCGTGTAAACAGTGGGATTGGGCTGCCTTGTTCTCAGATGAACAGGAGACGACAACAACAAGCCTTGTTGTTAATTCCAGTGTTAAATCTCCCTGGTTCTGTGAAGTATGCTTTGTTGCTGCCCCAAACCTTGAAGATTTCACCACCCATCTCAAGTCTGTAAAACATGCATATGGTGTacgcatctctctctctctctgcttgtTTCAATACAATACATTTTGCCATTtgccttatatatatatgtttgtatgTAGGAGTGGGACAGGCACGCTAGTAAAAACAATGTGGATCGTACTGACCCTGCTAACCTGCCGTTTGGTCTATCAAATGTATGTGTTTAAATCATCTATTCTCGCCTCAAAGTTGATGATATCTACAGCCCTCTCTAACACTGATTTTTTCACTGCAGGAGTTGGACTTGCTGCTTAATCAAGACATGGTTAGACGTCAGATGTTAACGTCAGGGCGCAGGCGCGGGCCGCTCGGCCCTCTTAGGCCTCGACTCACATTCAACCTAACCCATTCCAAGGCAAGTTgacatttcttttccttttctgaGTTCCAGCTTATTTACTTATCTATGAGTTTTGATTTTACCTTGACATGTTTTTTCATTCTAAAAGTATTGAAGGAACATTTGAAGAAGAAGCTGGAGTGTGAAGGAGAAGAAGCGAGGACttttatgtaataaataaaattacttaCTACTGTGTTATCTATTGTTAAACATCGCAATTCAGTTTTTTATATTTGCCATTTCCAAAGTATGCTCTCACAAATACAAGGTTTTCAATACTCAGATGCCAACTCTCTAGAGCTCTAATAAACACTTGTGACAAACTTTCCATAAATGTCTATGCCCCAATATAAGCTAATGTACACAAACTAGTGTTAGTATTATCAGATACAACCTTGAATTGAGAGCAGCGGTAGTCTCTCTCCCCGGAAGATATAAGGCTCTCACAATATTGCATCAACAGACAGCCCTCACAGAGTCTGAAAAACTTTGAACATACATACACGAAGCTAATAGTTGCTACAAAAAAGCCTCTCTCACCAAGAATCCTAATTCATATATCACGAGAACCAAAAGAAGAAGCTACTCCAGGGGGATCATGATGAGCCTTCGTACTGCTCCTTCACAGCTCTTACTTCGGTTTGAACgaagggtttgagactgaatatttcgtgtgtattattaatcatcaaaaagggttctttatataaggattacaagatagagataaatggaaagagtacttatcctaatcctacatgaaataggaaatctactaaatacataaaaggaaagatgaCATCTAATAGGAAAAAGGAAAgatggtttccttttctctctaagccgcctctctctctctctcctgtagtcggctctctctctctcctcttggacacggccgtggttgggcctggtcgtggcctgataggccatctcttcttgtcttggttaatggcaatccacattgttcataacactcccccttggatgccataaccatacaggatttgtagtatgcttaatgttgcctcattaaaaccttatcaggaaaacccagtgggacaaaaccatgatgaaggaaaaagagtacaacacgcactactccccctgatgtgaacctcggtgtaggttctacatactACGCATCTTGATGCGTGATCTATCTTGTCTGTGTAGGaagggagtaatcggccagtttcATTACTGCACCGTAATTAAGACCACTTAgacctcttaggtcgtttctcatgtcctttgacattgaGTGTCCCGTTTAAAACATGTGTGCTAAGCAATGTGAACCACATTGTCCTCGGGAATCACATGTTGGTCTTTGCAAAACGTGTTTGCATGTATTCATGATTCAGACGTGATCATCTACTTCTATATTCTTTACTTTTGGTTAACTATGAT
Protein-coding regions in this window:
- the LOC106406024 gene encoding uncharacterized protein LOC106406024 isoform X2, which codes for MNQIENMATQKAIVLWNISSCPIPDGHDPLMVVQRIQAAVEKSGYVRRNGEISITAIGDKLTEVPGEDVMRRLSSIGIALKNGDEYQMDLYNWADENAPPGTMMLIDGHEQLGWLAETLSEFEDMGFRILLAYPHRDPAATPFPCKQWDWAALFSDEQETTTTSLVVNSSVKSPWFCEVCFVAAPNLEDFTTHLKSVKHAYGEWDRHASKNNVDRTDPANLPFGLSNELDLLLNQDMVRRQMLTSGRRRGPLGPLRPRLTFNLTHSKY
- the LOC106406024 gene encoding uncharacterized protein LOC106406024 isoform X1 — translated: MNQIENMATQKAIVLWNISSCPIPDGHDPLMVVQRIQAAVEKSGYVRRNGEISITAIGDKLTEVPGEDVMRRLSSIGIALKNGDEYQMDLYNWADENAPPGTMMLIDGHEQLGWLAETLSEFEDMGFRILLAYPHRDPAATPFPCKQWDWAALFSDEQETTTTSLVVNSSVKSPWFCEVCFVAAPNLEDFTTHLKSVKHAYGEWDRHASKNNVDRTDPANLPFGLSNELDLLLNQDMVRRQMLTSGRRRGPLGPLRPRLTFNLTHSKAS